The following coding sequences lie in one Moritella viscosa genomic window:
- a CDS encoding putative DNA-binding protein, whose product MNYSNMTAPAIATVIGERLKTYRLNANKTQASIAKDVGLTRKKIANAENGQCSLETMIIIMQALDVIDQIDIFLPATQISPVQLVQLHGNERKRASSPREQPKQEPENEDNLGW is encoded by the coding sequence ATGAATTATTCAAACATGACAGCACCTGCAATCGCCACGGTGATTGGTGAAAGACTAAAGACCTACCGCCTTAACGCGAACAAGACCCAAGCATCAATCGCTAAAGACGTAGGATTAACCCGTAAAAAGATAGCCAATGCTGAGAATGGGCAATGCTCACTCGAAACCATGATTATTATTATGCAAGCGCTAGACGTTATAGACCAAATAGATATTTTTCTTCCGGCAACTCAGATATCACCGGTTCAGCTTGTCCAACTACATGGGAATGAACGAAAAAGAGCATCTAGCCCAAGAGAACAACCAAAACAAGAACCCGAAAACGAGGATAACCTAGGATGGTAA
- a CDS encoding putative uncharacterized protein (No significant database matches) — translation MLLFRLVNEITYLTLNILHRYIFIQVPYSFYCYLDVKTNAEIEVVIGLAIKTIKLMFHLVSINVTFNL, via the coding sequence ATGTTATTATTCCGCTTAGTTAATGAAATTACCTATCTCACTTTAAACATCCTTCATCGCTATATTTTTATTCAAGTTCCCTATTCCTTTTACTGCTACCTGGATGTTAAAACTAATGCCGAAATTGAAGTAGTTATAGGGTTAGCAATTAAAACAATTAAATTAATGTTCCATTTAGTGAGCATTAATGTCACTTTTAACCTATAA
- a CDS encoding putative uncharacterized protein (No significant database matches) yields the protein MDIQEFISNGGGETAIIISLLGALWAIYSNVITNKRIKTHKSKLEELTRIKKDSDYRKLELYKTVLKPLTGLAAKMTQEDKLSLDDINQFDKERLEISAQLALFASSDVFDKFAELVDYIHNSQEQFSTIDEFEFEVFRVKMLKLLSEMRRDIGFHKDEITYKGYR from the coding sequence ATGGACATTCAAGAATTCATATCTAATGGAGGTGGAGAAACCGCCATTATTATCAGCTTGCTAGGTGCGCTCTGGGCTATATATTCGAATGTAATAACCAATAAACGAATAAAAACTCACAAAAGTAAATTGGAAGAGTTAACTCGTATTAAAAAAGACAGTGATTACCGAAAACTGGAACTATATAAAACTGTCTTAAAACCATTAACAGGCCTAGCGGCCAAAATGACTCAAGAAGACAAACTGAGTCTTGATGATATAAACCAATTTGATAAAGAACGACTAGAGATTTCAGCACAGTTAGCTTTATTTGCTTCAAGTGATGTATTTGACAAGTTCGCTGAATTAGTCGATTACATTCATAATTCACAAGAACAATTTAGTACTATCGACGAATTCGAATTTGAAGTGTTCCGCGTCAAAATGCTTAAACTCCTTAGTGAAATGAGACGTGATATAGGCTTTCACAAAGATGAAATTACTTACAAAGGCTATAGATAG
- a CDS encoding putative exported protein, translating to MKKIIAATIVVLLGVSSMSAMACPKGEYPYGGSGPHHKGGYCA from the coding sequence ATGAAAAAGATAATAGCTGCAACAATTGTTGTTTTACTTGGTGTTTCATCAATGTCTGCAATGGCCTGTCCAAAAGGAGAATATCCGTACGGAGGTTCTGGTCCGCATCATAAAGGTGGATATTGCGCATAA
- a CDS encoding putative uncharacterized protein (No significant database matches), giving the protein MTLSRNLKCPNCEKEISIDVYKIFPACIFHCPNEECNTELIFENADTKKTPSIRTKGSSFNPL; this is encoded by the coding sequence ATGACTTTATCTCGAAATTTGAAATGTCCAAACTGTGAAAAAGAAATTTCAATAGATGTATATAAAATATTTCCAGCTTGCATATTTCATTGCCCAAACGAAGAATGTAATACAGAGCTAATATTTGAAAATGCAGATACTAAAAAAACACCAAGTATTCGAACTAAAGGTTCGAGCTTTAATCCACTGTAG
- the cnf1 gene encoding cytotoxic necritizing factor: MNDQWQQKYLYEYNELISQFPSPEKIISDYIKDRFNTDLHWFNWADPDNLYFIQFSQSRSNHRSYTGWDHLDEHKTNVMTLTQAAMLNISNRFSTYDDANAVAGIYRTSSATLFDEKNEAKMLPSEYLSFIYDCDFAGLYNKALSDYWSQYYERLKLLLKNYYVSSILYLHKNNLVSKEEHDFAMDALNRDKNISLFFLDVYGYYSSDIFWAENKEKVMLFIPGAKNPFLFSNNRNSLRGRLKELIKEEKDNASLFATHFSLFDRQDGTSYSGVNTVLNGIKKDHGFNESYFFYSPKKITERNIFEAMAILVKKRSFSDGDTLITSDAEALKEDALNMLQTILSMAPIFDVVLPELSLPLSLGILSTSVGLSFDKLINGDTFEERRSAIPGLVTNSVLLGLSFAIPFIISKAVANKNLLGLSVSNKENVLNDKNIDDFLKGYSINKDEISSTSVLEINIEKTKQSVNIVKLSDENNKIIAVKGSALSGIYYEADIKTGYEIFSRRVYRTEYDNKILWIRGGGLNGGKPFDFNTLELPTFFEDQPYSELPSSHELYFINDDSPLLYPDLDSRLPKPTSEMDMHNFIEDRTQFNEQDLILMRGTTEQEAWNIANNKTAGGSDGELKDISIDANPQEGVSTTVYTTDYKSADVVSRRHFLVVVKVKLKFVVSNNETSHANHWAIIDEAPVEVLAVVDRRFSFPEPPSPLELPILQKFLRRIFYKKNIAEKASINFNRLAKGDINVLKGRGNIASTRQRTIDLNFISANADELRTDFYIRKSPLNEAGYDRHFYNNTIGVNGFPTLNTYTGEIMADPSALGLTYWKENNLTNNAAIINISNSTRGANGIKIELEAVKVNKPVIITSGELSGCTTILARKGGYLYQVHTGTSEILDGFTSTIGVKKAIEVFELLEDTTIPKVEGIMNNDFLANYLAKNFDESLITYASSRAKPNSVITVSYNNVSTFPYYTDDGMIGFGTSATILARVDNKIIVKSLSESYSLSPGEGKISISKALSKEFSASS, from the coding sequence ATGAATGATCAATGGCAACAAAAATACCTTTATGAATACAATGAACTTATATCGCAATTTCCTTCACCTGAAAAAATAATTAGTGATTATATTAAAGATAGGTTCAACACCGACTTACATTGGTTTAACTGGGCAGATCCTGATAATCTTTATTTTATCCAATTCTCTCAATCCCGAAGTAATCACAGATCTTACACAGGATGGGATCATCTAGATGAACATAAAACAAATGTAATGACACTCACACAAGCAGCAATGCTTAATATTAGTAATCGTTTTTCAACTTATGACGATGCAAACGCCGTAGCGGGAATATATAGAACAAGCAGTGCAACTTTATTTGACGAAAAAAACGAAGCAAAAATGCTCCCATCAGAATATCTGAGCTTTATATACGATTGTGACTTTGCTGGTCTTTACAATAAAGCTTTATCTGATTATTGGTCGCAATATTATGAAAGATTAAAACTATTACTTAAAAATTATTATGTTTCCTCAATTTTATATCTTCATAAAAATAACTTAGTCAGTAAAGAGGAACATGATTTTGCCATGGATGCATTAAATCGAGATAAAAATATATCATTATTTTTCTTAGATGTATATGGTTACTACTCCTCTGATATTTTTTGGGCTGAGAATAAAGAAAAAGTAATGCTTTTTATTCCCGGTGCAAAAAATCCATTTTTATTTTCAAATAACCGTAATAGTTTACGTGGTCGTCTTAAAGAACTAATTAAAGAAGAAAAAGATAACGCAAGTTTATTTGCTACGCATTTTTCTTTATTTGATAGACAAGATGGAACTTCCTATTCTGGTGTTAATACAGTTCTTAATGGAATAAAGAAAGATCACGGATTTAATGAGTCTTACTTTTTTTACTCCCCTAAAAAAATTACTGAAAGAAATATTTTTGAGGCGATGGCTATTTTAGTCAAGAAACGTAGTTTTAGCGATGGTGATACACTTATAACATCAGATGCTGAAGCATTAAAAGAAGACGCACTAAATATGCTTCAGACAATTTTATCAATGGCTCCAATATTTGATGTCGTACTTCCAGAATTATCTCTTCCGCTTAGTTTGGGTATTCTTTCCACCAGCGTGGGACTCAGTTTTGATAAGTTAATCAATGGTGATACTTTCGAAGAGCGTCGTTCAGCGATTCCGGGACTGGTGACAAATTCAGTATTGTTAGGTCTATCTTTTGCAATTCCATTCATCATTAGTAAGGCCGTTGCAAACAAGAATTTACTTGGTCTATCTGTAAGTAATAAAGAGAACGTATTGAATGATAAAAATATTGATGATTTTCTTAAAGGATATAGCATTAATAAAGATGAAATATCTTCAACGAGTGTATTAGAAATCAATATCGAAAAAACCAAACAGTCTGTAAATATCGTAAAACTTAGTGATGAAAACAATAAAATCATAGCTGTCAAGGGTAGTGCTCTAAGCGGTATCTATTATGAAGCGGACATTAAAACTGGATATGAAATTTTTTCACGAAGAGTTTATCGCACCGAATATGATAATAAAATTCTATGGATTCGTGGTGGCGGGCTAAACGGTGGGAAACCATTCGATTTTAATACACTCGAACTACCTACGTTTTTTGAAGACCAACCATATTCCGAATTACCTTCATCTCATGAGTTATATTTTATCAACGATGACAGCCCACTTTTATATCCTGATTTGGACTCAAGATTACCGAAACCAACGTCAGAAATGGATATGCATAATTTCATTGAGGATCGTACCCAATTTAATGAACAGGATTTAATCCTGATGAGAGGGACAACTGAACAAGAAGCATGGAATATTGCAAATAACAAAACAGCAGGTGGAAGCGACGGAGAATTAAAAGATATTTCTATAGATGCAAATCCACAAGAGGGCGTAAGCACTACTGTGTACACTACAGATTATAAAAGTGCAGATGTGGTGAGCAGACGACATTTTCTTGTTGTAGTAAAAGTAAAATTAAAGTTTGTCGTAAGTAATAATGAAACTTCGCATGCTAATCACTGGGCAATTATTGATGAAGCTCCTGTTGAAGTGTTGGCTGTTGTTGACCGGAGGTTTTCGTTCCCTGAACCCCCATCTCCATTAGAATTACCAATCTTACAAAAATTCTTACGCCGAATATTTTATAAAAAAAATATCGCTGAAAAAGCCAGTATTAACTTTAATAGATTAGCTAAGGGAGATATTAATGTCCTCAAAGGGCGGGGAAATATAGCATCGACACGTCAGCGTACAATTGATCTGAATTTTATTTCAGCCAACGCAGACGAGCTCCGTACTGATTTCTACATTAGAAAAAGTCCGCTTAATGAGGCTGGCTATGACAGACATTTCTATAATAATACGATAGGGGTGAATGGTTTCCCAACATTAAACACCTATACTGGTGAAATTATGGCAGATCCGTCTGCACTCGGCTTAACTTACTGGAAGGAAAATAATCTTACCAATAACGCGGCTATTATTAACATATCAAATTCCACTCGTGGGGCAAATGGTATCAAAATAGAGCTTGAAGCAGTGAAGGTAAACAAACCAGTAATCATTACGAGCGGAGAACTGAGCGGTTGTACCACGATTCTCGCCCGAAAGGGGGGGTATCTGTATCAAGTACATACAGGCACATCAGAGATTCTGGACGGTTTCACTAGTACAATAGGGGTAAAAAAAGCAATTGAGGTTTTCGAATTACTCGAAGATACTACAATACCTAAAGTGGAAGGAATAATGAATAATGATTTTCTGGCCAATTACTTAGCGAAAAACTTTGATGAATCATTAATAACGTACGCATCATCTAGGGCGAAACCAAACAGCGTAATTACCGTTAGTTATAATAATGTGTCCACTTTCCCTTACTACACTGATGATGGTATGATAGGTTTTGGTACATCGGCAACTATATTGGCGAGAGTTGATAATAAAATTATTGTAAAATCTTTATCAGAAAGTTATTCTCTTAGCCCAGGCGAAGGAAAAATTTCAATATCAAAGGCTTTATCAAAAGAATTTAGTGCAAGTTCTTAA
- a CDS encoding putative HTH-type transcriptional regulator — MKVMLQDVLKETRLSLNLKQADVAEYVGITTQTYMKWENGKNEPKASHVKKLAEILNISEMEICRGELSNKISLDRFIVQRSKINLNPSLETLIVWELLPDHNEYFKKLVDDDISQEKEDLIDALS, encoded by the coding sequence GTGAAAGTAATGCTACAAGACGTCTTAAAAGAAACACGACTGAGCTTAAATCTAAAACAAGCTGATGTTGCTGAGTATGTTGGAATAACGACTCAGACTTATATGAAATGGGAAAATGGGAAGAATGAACCTAAAGCTAGTCATGTAAAAAAGCTGGCTGAAATCCTGAATATTTCAGAAATGGAAATATGTCGCGGAGAGTTGAGTAACAAAATATCTCTTGATCGTTTTATTGTTCAACGGTCGAAAATAAATTTAAATCCTAGCTTGGAAACTCTGATTGTGTGGGAACTTTTACCTGATCATAATGAGTACTTCAAAAAGCTTGTCGATGATGATATATCTCAAGAAAAAGAAGATTTGATTGACGCCTTAAGTTAG
- a CDS encoding replication-associated protein → MHSFFIDRLFIQQDHLQGGLPLVGRHVIERIDLETGERLPTSVNQKIIEGSFSTKLTIRCDGQKVRVEGNPSRWQRMDNLFGLTTLDECIEVYNHILAKHGLPPFTKNTQLYHRQTPKDKKSKLVGNGAEITAIDWTVNHEVGKGNEQSFIRGMSSMQIGRGRKPKLYPDGNTCNWGEASTWNMTKLYNKAVELERHLQKDERKRNVIQPERLSYIHDLIKYCKQKGVVREEHSLRQALLTRHNLQFYGAVSEKDFIPHLKDIEKAMNTIHISHDEHQSIASQLLEASAVKTLRQANTTMSYFTMWQHGTDLRNMLSNSQFYEHKARLKVIGIDIGQQFDVSRICPTLKRSQVIEIKHLNVPDWYHLPVVAQSNILPFKAYA, encoded by the coding sequence ATGCATTCGTTTTTCATCGATAGACTTTTCATACAGCAAGATCATTTACAAGGTGGATTACCCCTTGTAGGTCGTCATGTCATTGAAAGAATCGATCTCGAAACGGGTGAAAGATTACCTACATCTGTAAACCAAAAAATCATTGAAGGGTCATTCTCTACCAAATTAACGATTCGTTGTGATGGTCAAAAAGTAAGAGTTGAAGGAAATCCCTCTCGTTGGCAACGAATGGATAACTTATTTGGCCTGACAACTTTAGATGAATGCATCGAAGTTTATAATCATATTTTAGCTAAACATGGACTGCCACCATTCACAAAAAATACGCAGCTGTATCATCGCCAAACACCTAAAGATAAAAAATCTAAACTGGTCGGCAATGGTGCTGAAATTACGGCAATTGATTGGACAGTAAACCATGAAGTAGGCAAGGGGAATGAGCAATCATTTATTCGCGGCATGTCATCAATGCAAATTGGGCGAGGGCGTAAACCTAAACTTTATCCTGATGGAAATACCTGCAACTGGGGTGAGGCTTCAACTTGGAATATGACCAAACTTTATAACAAAGCAGTAGAACTGGAACGACATTTACAAAAGGATGAACGTAAAAGAAACGTTATCCAACCAGAAAGGCTCAGTTATATACATGATTTAATTAAATATTGTAAACAAAAAGGTGTAGTTCGTGAAGAGCACAGCTTACGCCAAGCATTATTAACACGACATAACTTACAATTTTATGGTGCTGTCTCAGAAAAAGACTTCATACCACATCTTAAAGATATCGAGAAAGCTATGAATACAATACATATTTCACATGATGAACATCAATCCATTGCAAGTCAGCTACTTGAAGCTTCAGCAGTTAAAACTTTGCGCCAAGCAAATACGACTATGAGCTATTTCACGATGTGGCAGCACGGTACCGATTTAAGAAATATGTTATCAAATTCTCAGTTTTATGAACATAAAGCACGCTTAAAAGTGATCGGTATTGATATCGGTCAGCAATTCGATGTCAGCCGCATATGCCCGACATTAAAGCGTTCGCAAGTGATTGAAATAAAACATTTAAACGTACCTGATTGGTACCACTTACCAGTTGTTGCACAATCAAATATATTACCATTTAAAGCTTATGCCTAG
- a CDS encoding putative phage intergrase has product MLFAMSQKELNRVDVIRDVCEKRLTQVNASNILNLTRRQVQRLVNNFRKNGAQGLASLRRGKPSNRQFSPAFKQNALRIIKDKYADFGPTFANEKLLEQHGIKLSAETLRHWMIGEGLWKSRAKPKKKTYQPRYRRESLGELVQIDGSHHDWFEGRAEKCCLLVFIDDATGRLMTLRFSEVESTYDYMNATREYIEQHGKPVAFYSDKHSVFRINKKAPLSGNQMTQYGRALYELNIDLICANSSQAKGRVERANKTLQDRLIKEMRLAGIDSMEQANAWLPIFIEDFNHRFGRAPHSLEEAHRLLRESSEELDDIFARQKTRKVSNALTLQYDKVVYLIEPTDATARLAGKNVMIYDYPDGTLSIKHCGKALPYQVFDKLRQVNQGTVVDNKRLGAALSFAKRSQEERNDTLERTRSAKTFSRTAQKRARQINPILRESLEPDK; this is encoded by the coding sequence ATGCTATTTGCTATGAGCCAAAAAGAATTAAATCGTGTTGATGTTATTCGTGACGTTTGTGAAAAGCGTTTAACCCAAGTAAATGCTTCAAATATCCTTAACTTAACGCGACGGCAGGTTCAGCGGTTAGTAAACAACTTTCGTAAAAATGGGGCGCAAGGGTTAGCCTCATTGAGAAGAGGAAAACCAAGTAATCGACAGTTTTCACCTGCGTTTAAACAAAATGCACTGCGTATTATCAAAGATAAATACGCAGATTTTGGCCCTACCTTTGCAAATGAAAAGCTACTCGAACAGCACGGTATTAAGCTTTCAGCAGAGACGTTACGTCACTGGATGATTGGTGAGGGCTTATGGAAATCCCGAGCAAAGCCTAAGAAAAAGACCTACCAGCCCAGGTATAGACGAGAATCTTTAGGTGAGCTTGTTCAGATTGATGGTTCACATCATGACTGGTTCGAAGGCCGCGCCGAAAAATGTTGTCTGCTGGTATTTATTGATGATGCCACCGGTAGATTAATGACATTACGCTTCAGTGAGGTAGAGTCAACATACGACTACATGAATGCGACGCGAGAATATATTGAGCAACATGGAAAGCCAGTGGCTTTTTACAGTGACAAGCATTCCGTCTTTAGAATCAATAAGAAAGCGCCTCTTAGTGGTAATCAGATGACACAATACGGTCGTGCGTTGTATGAATTAAATATCGATTTAATTTGTGCTAACAGCTCTCAAGCTAAGGGGCGTGTTGAAAGGGCAAACAAAACCCTGCAAGACCGGCTAATCAAAGAAATGCGACTTGCAGGTATTGATTCAATGGAGCAAGCGAACGCATGGCTGCCTATTTTTATTGAAGATTTCAATCACCGCTTTGGTCGAGCACCGCATAGTTTAGAAGAAGCACACCGCCTATTACGGGAAAGTTCAGAAGAGCTAGACGACATATTTGCGCGTCAAAAGACCCGTAAGGTATCGAACGCGTTAACATTGCAATACGACAAAGTGGTTTACCTGATAGAGCCTACGGATGCGACAGCGCGTTTAGCAGGTAAGAACGTCATGATATATGACTACCCGGATGGCACGTTGAGCATAAAGCATTGTGGTAAGGCATTGCCTTATCAAGTCTTCGATAAGCTGCGACAGGTGAATCAGGGGACTGTTGTTGATAATAAACGGTTGGGAGCAGCGTTGTCTTTTGCTAAACGAAGTCAGGAAGAAAGAAATGACACGTTGGAGCGAACGAGAAGCGCGAAAACATTCAGCCGAACAGCACAAAAAAGAGCACGACAAATCAATCCTATTTTACGCGAATCACTAGAACCGGATAAATAA
- a CDS encoding ABC-type multidrug transport system, ATPase and permease component, which translates to MGSIFSGQINKTQAFTSLLPIIAFIKPYKLMVVYALLALLVTAGVNLSIGQGVKFVIDNGFIAGSETQLKNAILVLVVLITLLAIGTFSRFYLMSWLGERVSADIRKAVFNQIIKLHPSYFEENRSGEIMSRLTTDTTLLQSIIGSSFSMALRSVLMLCGGLIMLFVTNLGLTLWVVACVPFILIPILIYGRKVRVLAASSQDAIADIGTYAGEIIQNIKVVQSYTHEDKEQSSFANEVENAFTVAKDRIKQRSLLIAIVIFLTFSAISIMLWIGGMDVLEGKMTAGELGAFVFYAIMVAMSVATISEVYGELQRAAGSATRLLELLEVTSKIRSPDTPKDIIKQHDNIIEFKNLDFYYPSRPNTAALKSINLKIPKGKVVALVGPSGAGKTTLFELLQRFYDPQMGHVLFNNININELELNDVRKRMGMVPQHPVLFSSDVWHNIRYGDPTASDDDVIKAAELAHANEFIEQLPEGYNSFLGEQGVRLSGGQKQRIALARAILKDPEVLLLDEATSALDAESEHHVQAALEKLMENRTTLIIAHRLSTVVNADLILLMDKGEIVAQGTHTQLIHESTLYKRLCELQFDKATNKA; encoded by the coding sequence ATGGGTTCAATATTTTCCGGGCAAATAAATAAGACTCAAGCATTCACAAGTTTATTGCCTATTATTGCTTTTATTAAACCCTACAAACTGATGGTAGTGTACGCCCTACTCGCTCTTTTAGTGACTGCAGGGGTTAACTTATCAATTGGTCAAGGGGTTAAGTTTGTAATCGATAATGGCTTCATTGCAGGTTCAGAAACTCAATTGAAAAATGCCATACTTGTGCTTGTTGTACTTATTACATTACTTGCTATCGGTACATTTAGCCGATTTTACTTAATGTCATGGTTAGGTGAACGCGTGAGTGCGGACATAAGAAAAGCGGTTTTTAATCAGATTATTAAACTGCACCCAAGTTACTTCGAAGAAAATAGAAGTGGTGAAATAATGTCAAGACTAACAACTGACACCACACTACTTCAGTCTATCATTGGCTCCTCATTTTCAATGGCATTACGCAGTGTGCTTATGTTATGTGGTGGCTTGATTATGTTATTCGTCACTAATTTAGGGCTGACTTTATGGGTTGTTGCTTGTGTCCCTTTTATCCTTATCCCAATACTTATCTATGGTAGAAAAGTAAGAGTATTGGCTGCAAGTAGCCAAGATGCGATTGCAGACATTGGTACATATGCCGGTGAAATAATTCAAAACATTAAAGTCGTGCAAAGCTATACGCATGAAGACAAAGAACAATCATCATTTGCTAATGAAGTTGAAAATGCATTTACAGTGGCAAAAGATAGAATCAAACAACGCTCGCTATTAATCGCTATTGTTATATTCCTGACATTTAGTGCCATCAGTATCATGCTTTGGATTGGTGGTATGGATGTACTCGAAGGAAAAATGACCGCCGGTGAATTAGGCGCGTTTGTATTTTATGCCATTATGGTCGCTATGTCTGTCGCTACTATTTCCGAGGTCTATGGAGAATTACAGCGGGCAGCTGGCTCTGCTACACGGTTATTAGAATTGCTTGAAGTCACAAGTAAGATACGATCACCAGACACACCAAAAGACATTATTAAGCAACATGACAATATTATTGAATTTAAAAACTTAGACTTTTATTATCCATCACGTCCCAATACCGCGGCTTTAAAGTCAATTAATCTTAAAATTCCGAAAGGTAAAGTCGTCGCATTAGTTGGTCCATCAGGCGCAGGTAAAACAACACTATTTGAACTCTTACAGCGATTTTATGATCCGCAAATGGGTCATGTACTGTTTAATAATATTAATATTAATGAGTTAGAACTGAATGATGTGCGTAAACGAATGGGTATGGTACCGCAACACCCAGTCTTATTTAGCTCTGATGTGTGGCATAACATTCGCTATGGCGATCCAACTGCTTCAGATGACGATGTGATTAAAGCGGCTGAACTAGCCCATGCCAATGAATTTATTGAGCAACTACCAGAAGGTTATAACAGTTTTTTGGGTGAGCAAGGCGTGCGTTTGTCCGGTGGTCAAAAACAGCGTATCGCCCTCGCACGTGCGATCTTAAAAGACCCTGAGGTATTATTACTCGATGAAGCAACCAGTGCCCTCGATGCAGAAAGTGAACATCATGTTCAAGCAGCTCTTGAAAAATTAATGGAAAATAGAACGACACTTATCATTGCCCATCGGTTATCAACAGTAGTGAATGCAGATCTTATTTTACTTATGGATAAAGGGGAAATTGTTGCACAAGGAACTCATACTCAATTAATTCATGAATCCACTTTATATAAACGTCTTTGCGAACTTCAGTTTGATAAAGCCACCAATAAAGCATGA
- a CDS encoding putative lipoprotein: MMKLKFLAPLLLPLTIAACTNTYQDANAEQFQDMISIKQTWEGKRLTGPTITLEPQAGTSKALFRADAYMYGRESKNEKHQINTRVNLLVKHTDFGFEYEFVSLNGQTSVAIKQERATFRTCDELCVYDQMFSFSLPKDLGNDDLTIRLQEKPGSNHGPLITLPTEYLTGYQQLQNEIKTSN; the protein is encoded by the coding sequence ATGATGAAACTTAAATTTTTAGCGCCACTATTACTCCCCCTCACAATTGCAGCCTGTACAAATACTTACCAAGATGCAAACGCTGAGCAATTTCAAGATATGATCTCAATTAAACAAACCTGGGAAGGTAAAAGGTTAACTGGGCCAACAATAACATTAGAGCCACAAGCTGGAACCAGCAAAGCATTATTCAGAGCCGATGCCTATATGTATGGCAGAGAAAGTAAGAATGAAAAACACCAAATAAATACGCGTGTTAACCTACTTGTTAAACATACCGATTTTGGCTTTGAATATGAATTTGTGTCTTTAAACGGACAGACGTCTGTCGCGATTAAACAAGAGCGAGCAACATTTAGAACATGTGATGAGCTATGTGTTTACGACCAAATGTTCTCATTTTCGTTACCTAAAGACCTAGGTAATGATGATTTGACCATCAGACTACAAGAAAAACCGGGGAGTAACCACGGTCCACTTATCACACTACCTACAGAATATCTGACTGGTTATCAGCAACTACAGAACGAGATTAAAACGAGCAATTAG